From a region of the Candidatus Methylomirabilota bacterium genome:
- a CDS encoding divergent polysaccharide deacetylase family protein, whose translation MPARVWTALAGLIAVLLVAVVGLDQWQSRRGEVSLFGLPWLSLPAPATPLRAPAAPKLRDPRPAQPASPAPPAPQAGPGPVSAPRVAVIIDNLGARRDVFDPLRDIRRPLTVAILPGLPLSEWTAREAAQAGMEVILDLPMEPYRFPEVDPGPGALLMAMGPQELQAQVGAHLASVPGAVGVTNHMGSRMTEDRTRMRTVLEVLAGRRLFLVDGLASNLSVAYDEAKALGLRAGRRQIVVDHAAGEAGDRVRWDEVAWWAERRGEVIVIAHGHPLTARLLREYVSRWEARGIRLVPVSQLAK comes from the coding sequence ATGCCGGCGCGAGTCTGGACGGCTCTCGCCGGTCTCATCGCGGTCCTGCTGGTCGCCGTGGTGGGGCTCGACCAGTGGCAGTCCCGCCGCGGCGAGGTGAGCCTTTTCGGCCTGCCGTGGTTGTCGTTGCCGGCTCCCGCAACGCCCTTGCGGGCCCCCGCGGCCCCAAAGCTTCGGGACCCGCGCCCGGCGCAGCCCGCCTCGCCGGCGCCGCCGGCCCCCCAGGCGGGGCCGGGTCCGGTGAGCGCGCCGCGCGTGGCCGTCATCATCGACAATCTCGGCGCCCGGCGCGATGTCTTTGACCCGCTCCGGGACATACGGCGGCCGCTGACAGTGGCCATCCTGCCGGGTCTGCCGCTGTCCGAGTGGACGGCGCGCGAAGCCGCGCAGGCGGGGATGGAGGTCATCCTCGACCTTCCCATGGAGCCGTACCGCTTCCCCGAAGTGGATCCGGGCCCCGGCGCGCTGCTGATGGCGATGGGCCCGCAGGAGCTGCAGGCGCAGGTCGGCGCGCATCTGGCGAGCGTGCCGGGCGCCGTGGGCGTGACCAACCACATGGGCTCGCGGATGACCGAGGATAGGACACGCATGCGCACGGTGCTGGAGGTGCTGGCGGGGCGGCGCCTCTTCCTGGTGGACGGGCTCGCGAGCAACCTCTCCGTCGCCTACGACGAGGCCAAGGCGCTGGGGCTCCGCGCCGGGCGGCGGCAGATTGTCGTCGACCACGCGGCCGGCGAGGCCGGCGACCGCGTGCGGTGGGACGAGGTCGCCTGGTGGGCGGAGCGCCGCGGCGAGGTGATCGTCATCGCGCACGGGCATCCGCTGACGGCGCGGCTCCTGCGCGAGTACGTCTCGCGCTGGGAGGCCCGCGGCATCCGCCTCGTGCCCGTCTCCCAGCTGGCCAAGTAG
- a CDS encoding S41 family peptidase, which translates to MGSLRHVKKAVMIAAVLLLLTLSLGGGVASKSNEQAATYENLHLFTEVLSIIQSQYVDELPPKEIIYSAIKGTLRGLDPHSSFLDPEMYREMQVETSGSFGGLGIEITLRDDVLTVVTPIEGTPAYRAGVQPGDRIVKIEGISTKDMQLTDAVKRMRGKPGSKIVISLIREGWTEPKDFTIIREQIRVQSVKSAELEPGIEYIRLRQFQEQTGTDIETALEKYSKGKKIEGLVLDLRNNPGGLLTSSVEVSEKFLEPGKLIVYTEGRVRTQNMRFQASGKRIYSDFPIVILVNQGSASASEIVAGALQDWGRAVVLGTQSFGKGSVQTIIPLSDGSGLRLTTAKYYTPKGRSIHGKGITPDIIVEAPKPAAGQTPEVQPQQPPLDEQARLMDQLKRDPQLQRALDLLKGMKILDKTTRPAGAPAQTSAR; encoded by the coding sequence ATGGGCTCGCTTCGGCACGTGAAGAAGGCGGTAATGATCGCGGCGGTCCTGCTCCTGCTCACCCTGTCGCTGGGCGGCGGGGTGGCCAGCAAGAGCAACGAGCAGGCGGCGACCTACGAGAACCTGCACCTCTTCACCGAGGTGCTGTCGATCATCCAGAGCCAGTACGTCGACGAGCTGCCCCCCAAAGAGATCATCTACAGCGCCATCAAGGGCACGCTCAGGGGCCTCGACCCGCACTCCTCCTTCCTCGACCCCGAGATGTACCGCGAGATGCAGGTGGAGACCTCGGGCAGCTTCGGGGGCCTGGGGATCGAGATCACGCTGCGTGACGACGTCCTCACCGTCGTCACCCCCATCGAGGGCACGCCCGCCTACCGCGCCGGCGTCCAACCCGGCGACCGCATCGTGAAGATCGAGGGCATCTCGACCAAGGACATGCAGCTGACCGACGCCGTCAAGCGCATGCGCGGCAAGCCGGGCAGCAAGATCGTCATCAGCCTGATCCGCGAGGGGTGGACGGAGCCGAAGGATTTCACGATCATCCGCGAGCAGATCCGGGTCCAGTCCGTCAAGAGCGCGGAGCTCGAGCCCGGCATCGAGTACATCAGGCTGCGCCAGTTCCAGGAGCAGACGGGCACTGACATCGAGACCGCGCTCGAGAAGTACTCCAAGGGCAAGAAGATCGAGGGGCTGGTGCTCGACCTGCGCAACAACCCGGGCGGGCTCCTGACGTCATCCGTCGAGGTGAGCGAGAAGTTCCTCGAGCCCGGGAAGCTGATCGTGTACACCGAGGGGCGCGTGCGGACCCAGAACATGCGCTTCCAGGCGAGCGGCAAGCGCATCTACTCGGACTTCCCCATCGTCATCCTCGTCAACCAGGGCAGCGCCTCGGCCTCCGAGATCGTGGCAGGGGCGCTCCAGGACTGGGGGCGCGCGGTGGTGCTGGGGACGCAGAGCTTCGGCAAGGGCTCCGTGCAGACGATCATCCCGCTCTCCGACGGCTCGGGACTCAGGCTCACGACCGCGAAGTACTACACCCCCAAGGGTCGCTCCATCCACGGCAAGGGCATCACGCCGGACATCATCGTGGAGGCGCCCAAGCCCGCTGCGGGCCAGACGCCCGAGGTGCAGCCGCAGCAGCCGCCGCTCGACGAGCAGGCGCGTCTCATGGACCAGCTCAAGCGCGACCCGCAGCTGCAGCGCGCGCTCGACCTGCTCAAGGGGATGAAGATCCTGGACAAGACGACCCGTCCGGCGGGCGCGCCGGCGCAGACCTCGGCGCGCTGA
- a CDS encoding peptidoglycan DD-metalloendopeptidase family protein, with product MRASRSAPALLFLVLALALPATGQQKKDGADLNEKERALQQAQKRLKEERTKAAEARKREAGILSELETIDRRLNDKRKQVALLDGRIRHTQAEMGDFQRDIARLENMRSGQEDAMAQRLRAMYRMQVQGGALPVLLSGDDPIAQAVRLRHLTTLATVDARMIQEYRVTSEGLMDRRSRLEARRGEMSALRTEAEGERAEADREVAKRRALLARVRDERAYHDRMVGELSEATRRLEAFIRDLQEKRRVAKIPPPSSKPPKATPGEGTPGVGLGAMRGRLEWPAPGRVVEEYGTRVNPRFGTKTFRNGIDIDAGEGSNVHVVFPGHVLYTGWFRGYGNLIIVDHGSEYYTLYAHVADMKVAEGDDVRQGQVIGTVGDTGSLQGPRLYFEVRYQGKPQDPAQWLRPRG from the coding sequence ATGCGCGCCTCCCGGTCCGCGCCGGCGCTCCTGTTCCTCGTGCTGGCTCTCGCGTTGCCTGCGACGGGACAGCAGAAGAAGGACGGCGCGGACCTCAACGAGAAGGAGCGCGCGCTCCAGCAGGCGCAGAAGCGCCTCAAGGAGGAGCGCACCAAGGCTGCGGAGGCGCGCAAGCGCGAAGCCGGCATCCTCTCAGAGCTCGAGACGATCGACCGGCGGCTGAACGACAAGCGCAAGCAGGTCGCGCTGCTCGACGGGCGGATCAGGCACACCCAGGCCGAGATGGGCGACTTCCAGCGCGATATCGCCCGCCTCGAGAACATGCGCTCGGGACAGGAAGACGCCATGGCCCAACGCCTGCGCGCGATGTACCGGATGCAGGTCCAGGGTGGGGCGCTGCCCGTCCTCCTCTCGGGCGACGACCCGATCGCCCAAGCCGTGCGCCTTCGCCACCTGACCACGCTCGCGACGGTGGACGCCCGGATGATTCAAGAGTATCGTGTAACTTCCGAGGGTTTGATGGACCGGAGGAGCAGGCTGGAGGCCCGCCGCGGGGAGATGTCGGCTCTCCGGACCGAGGCGGAGGGCGAGCGGGCCGAGGCGGACCGCGAGGTGGCCAAGCGGCGGGCGCTGCTCGCGCGGGTCAGGGACGAGCGGGCGTACCACGACCGGATGGTCGGGGAGCTCAGCGAAGCCACGCGGCGCCTGGAGGCCTTCATCCGGGACCTCCAGGAGAAGCGGCGGGTCGCGAAGATCCCGCCGCCCTCTTCGAAGCCGCCGAAGGCGACGCCCGGTGAGGGCACGCCGGGAGTGGGGCTGGGGGCGATGCGCGGGCGGCTGGAGTGGCCCGCGCCAGGGCGGGTTGTCGAGGAGTACGGCACGCGCGTCAACCCGCGCTTCGGGACGAAGACGTTCCGGAACGGGATCGACATCGACGCCGGCGAGGGGTCGAATGTCCACGTCGTCTTCCCGGGCCACGTGCTCTACACGGGCTGGTTCCGGGGGTACGGGAACCTGATTATCGTGGACCACGGCAGCGAGTACTACACGCTCTACGCTCACGTCGCCGACATGAAGGTGGCCGAGGGGGACGACGTCAGACAGGGACAGGTGATCGGCACGGTCGGGGACACGGGCTCACTCCAGGGGCCGCGCCTCTATTTCGAGGTGCGCTACCAGGGGAAGCCCCAGGACCCCGCTCAATGGCTCAGACCCCGAGGGTAG
- a CDS encoding permease-like cell division protein FtsX: MLSFIVSEALVDLRRAGRVGVSAILLITLSLTALGGFWLLSLNLGRAVGQWRDRVRVVVFLREEPSTAALADLTRRVEALDGVQRVRYVGKAEALRSLRQSLGSQAGVVDHLPRNPLPASLEVTPAEGSTTPEATRALAGRLAVFSEAEEVQGGAEWVEGLARWQRLFQVVGLAVGAVLALAAILTVTTATTLVLHARRAETEIMRLVGASESVIRLPQLLQGMVQGLLGAVVALALLEAAFAVGAPRLAPLLQLTLGLARAVFLSLPQILFLIAGGALLGALGGLLARGRVTV, from the coding sequence ATGCTGAGCTTCATCGTCAGCGAGGCCCTCGTGGATCTCCGGCGCGCGGGCCGCGTCGGTGTCAGCGCCATCCTGCTCATCACGCTCTCGCTGACGGCGCTGGGCGGCTTCTGGCTGCTGTCCTTGAACCTCGGGCGGGCCGTCGGGCAGTGGCGCGACCGCGTCAGGGTGGTGGTCTTTCTCCGGGAAGAGCCCTCGACCGCCGCCCTCGCCGACCTTACCCGCCGCGTCGAAGCGCTCGACGGCGTCCAGCGCGTGCGCTACGTCGGGAAGGCCGAGGCGCTCCGCTCGCTGCGCCAGTCGCTCGGCTCCCAGGCCGGCGTCGTCGATCACCTGCCGCGCAACCCGCTGCCGGCCTCGCTCGAGGTGACGCCGGCCGAAGGCTCCACCACTCCTGAGGCTACTCGCGCGCTCGCCGGTCGGCTCGCCGTCTTCTCCGAGGCCGAGGAAGTCCAGGGCGGTGCGGAATGGGTCGAGGGCCTCGCCCGTTGGCAGCGTCTCTTCCAGGTCGTAGGCCTTGCCGTGGGAGCCGTGCTGGCGCTGGCCGCCATCCTGACGGTGACAACCGCGACCACGCTGGTCCTGCACGCGCGCCGCGCGGAGACGGAGATCATGCGGCTCGTCGGCGCGAGCGAATCCGTCATCCGGCTCCCGCAGCTTCTGCAGGGCATGGTCCAGGGCCTGCTGGGCGCCGTCGTAGCGCTGGCTCTGCTCGAGGCGGCCTTTGCCGTCGGGGCGCCACGGCTCGCGCCGCTGCTGCAGCTGACCTTGGGCCTGGCCCGCGCGGTCTTCCTCTCGCTGCCGCAGATCCTGTTCCTGATCGCGGGCGGCGCCCTCCTGGGCGCGCTGGGCGGCCTCCTGGCCCGCGGCCGGGTGACGGTGTGA
- a CDS encoding ATP-binding cassette domain-containing protein produces the protein MIRLHRVCKVFESGPMKLPALSDISFAVEKGEFVVLSGASGAGKTTLLRLLYADEQASDGEIEVAGFDVMALRRREVPLLRRSLGIVFQDAKLLSGRTVFENIAFVLRVLGTERRDITPRAFQALKAVGLSSRAQAYPAQLSQGEAQRAALARAIVKSPALLLADEPTGNLDEAMAREILDLIKDISSRGTTVLFATHQARLAAQLKRRTLRLEGGVLVKDEG, from the coding sequence ATGATACGGCTCCACCGGGTCTGCAAGGTCTTCGAAAGCGGGCCGATGAAGCTGCCGGCCCTCAGTGACATCTCGTTCGCCGTCGAGAAGGGCGAGTTCGTCGTCCTCTCGGGCGCCAGCGGGGCCGGCAAGACGACGCTCCTTCGCCTCCTCTACGCCGACGAGCAGGCCTCGGACGGCGAGATCGAGGTCGCCGGCTTCGACGTCATGGCGCTGCGCCGTCGGGAAGTCCCGCTCCTCCGGCGCTCGCTCGGCATCGTCTTCCAGGACGCCAAGCTCCTCTCGGGCCGCACCGTCTTCGAGAACATCGCCTTCGTCCTGCGCGTCCTGGGCACCGAGCGCCGTGACATCACGCCCAGGGCCTTCCAGGCGCTCAAGGCCGTCGGCCTCTCCTCGCGAGCCCAGGCCTACCCGGCGCAGCTTTCGCAGGGCGAGGCCCAGCGGGCCGCCCTCGCGCGGGCGATCGTGAAATCCCCGGCGCTCCTGCTGGCAGACGAGCCGACGGGCAACCTGGACGAGGCAATGGCTCGCGAGATCCTCGACCTGATCAAGGACATCTCGAGCCGCGGCACCACGGTGCTCTTCGCGACTCACCAGGCGCGATTGGCCGCTCAGCTCAAGCGCCGGACCCTGAGGCTCGAAGGCGGCGTCTTGGTCAAGGACGAGGGATGA